A single genomic interval of uncultured Desulfobulbus sp. harbors:
- a CDS encoding ATP-binding protein: MLAQFAKNQSKLKTYQNPDLLVIDEIGYLPLGQQGSNLFFQVISARHKQKSTIITTNLPFAQWGNIFDSTTVATAIADRLVYNSEILVMEGKSYRKRA, encoded by the coding sequence ATGCTTGCTCAGTTCGCCAAAAACCAGAGCAAACTCAAAACATACCAAAATCCGGATCTGCTTGTGATCGACGAGATCGGGTATCTACCGCTTGGCCAACAGGGCTCAAACTTGTTTTTCCAGGTCATCAGTGCTCGGCATAAACAGAAGTCGACGATAATAACGACCAATTTGCCCTTTGCACAATGGGGAAACATCTTTGACAGCACCACCGTCGCCACGGCGATTGCCGACCGACTTGTCTATAACTCGGAGATCCTTGTCATGGAGGGGAAGAGCTATCGAAAAAGAGCATAA
- a CDS encoding ATP-binding protein has protein sequence MKNRPIYPFTAIVGQEKMKLALMLNVVNPGLSGVLIRGEKGTAKSTAVRALADILPEIEVFAEDPYQLDPKEELESYHAICQLISGARRELLPEVVSRKVRVVELPVGATEDRVVGTLDLEHALKKGEKRIEPGILAQAHRNILYVDEVNLLDDHVVDVLLDSAAMGVNTIEREGVSFFHPARFTLVGTMNPEEGELRPQLLDRFGLCVNIEGIQSAEDRVAIMERRAAFDLDPERFAGQWRTESAALAERLLTARGLYPQVAVERALLFEIATTCLEVGVDGHRGDIIMLKTAKTLAALDGRTAVSSADISTSAELVLPHRVRRQPLMEIADNVESLRKRVLAGK, from the coding sequence ATGAAAAATCGACCCATCTATCCGTTTACCGCCATCGTTGGTCAGGAAAAAATGAAACTGGCCCTGATGCTCAATGTGGTCAACCCCGGGCTCTCCGGCGTCCTTATCCGCGGCGAGAAGGGTACGGCCAAGTCCACCGCCGTGCGTGCCCTGGCCGATATCCTCCCCGAAATTGAGGTGTTTGCCGAAGATCCCTATCAGCTTGATCCCAAAGAGGAGCTGGAATCCTACCATGCAATTTGCCAACTCATTTCGGGGGCGCGCCGTGAACTGCTGCCAGAGGTTGTTTCGCGCAAGGTGCGGGTGGTGGAACTGCCGGTGGGCGCCACCGAGGACCGGGTGGTGGGCACCCTTGATCTCGAGCATGCGTTGAAAAAGGGCGAAAAGCGGATCGAGCCCGGCATCCTTGCCCAGGCGCATCGCAACATCCTCTACGTGGACGAGGTCAATCTCCTTGACGACCATGTGGTGGATGTGCTGCTCGACTCGGCGGCCATGGGCGTCAACACCATTGAGCGCGAGGGGGTCTCCTTCTTCCATCCGGCCCGGTTCACCCTGGTGGGGACGATGAACCCGGAGGAGGGCGAACTGCGCCCGCAGCTGCTCGACCGGTTCGGGCTCTGCGTCAACATCGAGGGCATCCAGAGCGCCGAAGATCGGGTGGCGATCATGGAGCGGCGGGCCGCCTTTGATCTCGATCCGGAAAGATTCGCCGGTCAGTGGCGGACGGAGTCCGCGGCCCTGGCCGAGCGGTTGCTGACCGCCCGTGGGTTGTATCCGCAGGTTGCGGTCGAGCGAGCCCTGCTCTTTGAGATCGCCACCACCTGTCTCGAAGTGGGCGTGGACGGGCACCGGGGCGATATCATCATGCTCAAGACCGCCAAGACCCTGGCCGCCCTGGACGGCCGCACCGCGGTGAGCTCGGCGGATATTTCCACCAGCGCCGAACTGGTGCTGCCCCATCGGGTGCGGCGGCAACCGCTGATGGAGATCGCCGACAATGTCGAGTCCCTGCGCAAACGGGTCCTGGCCGGGAAGTGA
- a CDS encoding putative cobaltochelatase: MKPVYPLAAIVGQDDFKQALLLAAVNPGVGGLLVRGEKGTAKSTMVRALAALLPDMEVVVGCVNNCSPGADAPRCPECARRFPNLPATTRPVPLVDLPLNATEDRVSGGIDFPATLREGRVMIAPGLLAAAHRGLLYIDEVNLLDDHIVDLILDAAASGENRIQREGISSSHPSQFILVGTMNPEEGELRPQLLDRFGLCLEVAGGEDPEARVELMLRREDFDQDPKDFCRRYADESVRIAHRITDGRKLLPRVRISKGLRSFIGELCRENNVAGHRADLVMEQAARALAALEGKTEVSVEHIGKVAPLVLLHRKRDAQPPPPPPPPEPPQPEEQDEQEQEEQSEEQEQQQPEENPESQVAPPPPQPQEQEDEQSPPEEQAQEEEGKQGQSPAEPEEKVFAIGTTFRVKSLTAAKDRVVRRGSGRRSRSRISQKQGRYVKSTLQDTGDFALDATLRAAAPYQRQRNMGGDQRLAVQLRPQDIRCKVREKRIGNFLLFVVDASGSMGARGRMASSKGAVMSLLLDAYQKRDKVSLITFRRNEATVNLPPTTSVDMAGRLLSEMPVGGRTPLSAGLAKSHEQVRNYLIKNPTAQPIVLFITDGKCNVALGAHKPVEESLALAEAFSRDQRIRTIVVDTEEAGLVTFGLARRLAGALEAQYFKIDDLKAEALVNIVRGQQQ; the protein is encoded by the coding sequence ATGAAACCAGTCTATCCCCTGGCAGCGATTGTCGGCCAGGACGACTTCAAACAGGCCTTGCTGCTGGCGGCGGTCAATCCCGGTGTCGGCGGCCTGCTGGTGCGCGGGGAAAAGGGCACGGCCAAGTCGACCATGGTGCGGGCCCTGGCGGCCCTGTTGCCGGATATGGAGGTGGTGGTGGGCTGTGTCAACAACTGCTCGCCCGGAGCCGATGCCCCGCGCTGCCCGGAGTGTGCACGCAGGTTCCCGAACCTTCCTGCGACCACCCGGCCGGTACCGCTGGTCGATCTGCCGCTCAATGCCACCGAGGACCGGGTCAGCGGCGGCATCGATTTCCCGGCCACCCTGCGGGAAGGGCGGGTGATGATTGCACCGGGGCTGCTCGCCGCTGCCCACCGCGGCCTGCTCTATATCGACGAGGTCAATCTCCTCGATGATCATATCGTCGATCTGATTCTGGATGCGGCCGCCAGCGGCGAGAACCGGATCCAGCGCGAGGGCATCTCCTCCAGTCATCCTTCGCAATTCATTCTCGTGGGGACGATGAACCCGGAAGAGGGGGAGCTGCGGCCGCAACTCCTGGACCGGTTCGGGCTCTGTCTGGAAGTGGCCGGAGGCGAAGACCCCGAGGCTCGGGTGGAGCTGATGCTGCGGCGCGAGGATTTCGATCAGGACCCGAAGGACTTTTGCAGGCGCTATGCGGACGAATCGGTTCGCATCGCCCACCGGATCACCGATGGGCGCAAACTGCTGCCCCGGGTACGGATCAGCAAGGGACTTCGCTCCTTTATCGGGGAACTCTGTCGGGAAAACAATGTCGCCGGACACCGTGCCGACCTGGTGATGGAGCAGGCTGCCCGCGCCCTGGCGGCCCTGGAAGGCAAAACCGAGGTCAGTGTCGAGCATATCGGCAAGGTCGCGCCCCTGGTGCTGCTCCATCGCAAGCGGGATGCCCAGCCTCCTCCACCTCCCCCGCCGCCGGAACCGCCCCAGCCCGAGGAACAGGACGAGCAGGAGCAGGAAGAACAATCCGAGGAGCAGGAGCAACAGCAGCCCGAGGAAAACCCGGAGAGCCAGGTGGCGCCACCGCCTCCCCAACCGCAGGAACAGGAAGACGAGCAGTCGCCGCCCGAGGAACAGGCCCAGGAGGAAGAGGGGAAGCAGGGGCAGTCGCCGGCAGAGCCCGAGGAGAAGGTCTTTGCCATCGGCACCACCTTCCGGGTCAAGTCGCTCACCGCGGCCAAGGACCGGGTGGTGCGGCGGGGCTCGGGCCGGCGCTCACGCAGCCGCATCTCCCAAAAGCAGGGCCGCTATGTCAAGTCCACCCTCCAGGACACCGGCGATTTCGCCCTGGATGCCACCCTCCGCGCCGCCGCGCCCTATCAGCGCCAGCGAAACATGGGCGGCGATCAGCGGCTGGCGGTGCAGCTCAGGCCCCAGGATATCCGCTGCAAGGTCCGCGAAAAGCGTATCGGCAACTTCCTCCTCTTTGTGGTCGATGCCAGCGGTTCCATGGGGGCGCGTGGACGCATGGCCTCCTCCAAGGGGGCGGTGATGTCGCTTCTGCTCGATGCCTATCAGAAGCGGGACAAGGTCTCGCTGATCACCTTCCGCCGGAACGAGGCCACGGTCAACCTGCCGCCCACCACCTCGGTCGACATGGCGGGGAGGCTGCTTTCGGAAATGCCGGTGGGCGGGCGAACGCCGCTTTCGGCAGGGCTTGCCAAGAGTCATGAGCAGGTGCGCAACTACCTGATCAAGAACCCGACCGCCCAGCCCATCGTCCTGTTCATCACCGACGGCAAGTGCAATGTGGCCCTGGGAGCGCACAAGCCCGTCGAGGAATCCCTGGCCCTGGCCGAGGCGTTTTCCCGGGATCAACGTATTCGAACCATTGTGGTCGATACCGAGGAGGCCGGGCTGGTCACCTTTGGTCTGGCCCGGCGTCTGGCCGGTGCCCTGGAGGCCCAATATTTTAAAATCGACGACCTCAAGGCAGAGGCCCTGGTCAACATCGTGCGAGGACAACAACAATGA
- a CDS encoding cobaltochelatase subunit CobN, with product MQPLLPYSGFYHPDYAGIHADLAAFLSWYEHHSSTTADTKGQARVGVFFARSLIHRRHTSGIDALIRQLENNGLVPVPVFSQQKEHAADDCPGFAVDLQQLSGCDVIVNCVSSFLLPTETEDRRKKSVLELIDAPVFQAVSCGMSEERWQASPQGLPAMNQVYWVAQPEFNGTIEPTVLFAKDPEAVQVEYGGPTLPVMERIDFFVRRIKHWLRLKNMPKAERRITILLHNNPCHGTEASLGGAAGLDSLESVVRLMRHLAEEGYNVEGIPENGAALTREFLTKKAINEFRWTTVEEIVNKGGVAAFIGPEQYAGYFDELSRINKEKMLAAWGKPPGLGMVHDGKLVVTGLDFGNIRVMAEPKRGCYGARCDGEVCKILHDPEVPPTHHCYGSFKWIQEHSDLIISTGTHGYIEFLPGKASGLSGDCFPQIITGEVPHLYIYTSKNPNEAILAKRRASAVVVDHLIPLMQSAGLYDELEEADALLGQYTNAVRMGDAARKGLIEKELRELVGLHKLLPSLDAPQLMSLSGEELVEAIHGKLFLLRDSTINQGLHVLSETHGIVPTARMILTILKFDGCVPSLRRLILELQGRDYDEVVRQSEAHWLLDECEQVALSLVEHVLKSDRIDLERVAGMFNYADPVLLERLLNLLEWIKTRLYPDLMQTGRELGQVAQAMETRYISPGPGGTLTRGKTDVLPTGRNIYSIDPRTIPTRAAHAIGVKLADEILAKSMDEDGGYPEKIGMVLWSLDAFRSDGEQLGQILHLMGVRPLWNESGVVVGVEPLPLAELGRPRIDVTIRTSEIFRDTLPNLMELLDRAVVMIAGLEEDEADNFILKNVNEYKTSISQKLDAPRGEDLERAATFRIFAAKPGTYGNGIKLMLAASAWKSVRDLGETFVEHGGFAYGNGVYGRQSHHEFVHNLKKITTVFHKMETDETDPLDCCYNDFQGGMTAAVRALSNVTPKVLWGDTRDPGNPRIRALREEIERVVRVKLLNPQWIQGMKHHGYKGAQDMAHKAASLYGWDATSDVVDDWIFNEVARKHALDKEMREFYQENNPWALEELTRRFLEAEQRGLWQADPEVLAELRMVYLEIEGTIEEHIGETTGEFQGGSIQVRTKAEVKEWAEKVRFDLDGSVRVR from the coding sequence ATGCAACCCCTCTTGCCTTACTCAGGATTTTATCACCCGGATTATGCCGGAATACACGCCGATCTGGCGGCATTTCTGTCCTGGTACGAGCACCATTCTTCGACCACAGCAGATACCAAAGGACAGGCCAGGGTGGGGGTCTTTTTTGCTCGTTCACTCATCCACCGCCGCCATACCAGCGGTATTGATGCCCTTATTCGCCAATTGGAAAACAACGGGCTTGTTCCGGTCCCTGTTTTTTCGCAACAAAAGGAGCATGCCGCCGACGACTGTCCAGGGTTTGCAGTGGATCTGCAGCAACTGAGCGGCTGCGACGTGATCGTCAACTGTGTCTCCTCTTTTCTCCTTCCCACGGAAACGGAGGACAGAAGGAAAAAGTCAGTGCTCGAGCTCATTGATGCCCCTGTTTTTCAGGCGGTCTCCTGTGGGATGAGTGAGGAGCGGTGGCAAGCCAGTCCCCAGGGATTGCCAGCCATGAACCAGGTTTACTGGGTGGCCCAACCTGAGTTTAACGGGACCATCGAGCCGACCGTTCTCTTTGCCAAGGATCCTGAGGCCGTTCAGGTGGAATACGGTGGGCCGACCCTGCCGGTCATGGAACGAATTGATTTTTTTGTGCGGCGGATCAAGCACTGGCTTCGTTTGAAAAATATGCCCAAAGCTGAACGGCGTATCACGATTTTGCTGCACAACAATCCCTGCCATGGGACAGAGGCCTCGCTTGGCGGTGCGGCCGGTCTCGATTCGCTGGAGAGCGTGGTACGATTGATGCGGCATCTTGCGGAAGAGGGGTACAATGTCGAGGGCATTCCTGAGAATGGCGCAGCCCTGACCCGGGAATTTTTGACCAAAAAAGCCATCAATGAATTTCGCTGGACCACCGTGGAGGAGATCGTCAACAAAGGCGGGGTTGCAGCCTTTATCGGTCCAGAACAGTATGCCGGTTATTTTGATGAGCTTTCAAGAATCAATAAGGAGAAAATGCTCGCTGCCTGGGGCAAACCTCCGGGGCTGGGCATGGTGCATGACGGCAAATTGGTGGTGACCGGACTGGATTTTGGCAACATCCGGGTGATGGCTGAGCCTAAACGTGGCTGTTATGGCGCCCGTTGCGATGGGGAGGTCTGTAAGATTCTCCACGATCCCGAGGTTCCGCCAACCCACCACTGTTATGGATCCTTCAAATGGATCCAGGAACATTCCGACCTGATTATTTCAACCGGGACCCATGGCTATATTGAATTTTTGCCGGGAAAGGCAAGTGGTTTGAGTGGTGACTGTTTCCCGCAAATCATCACCGGAGAAGTGCCGCACCTCTATATATATACCAGCAAAAATCCCAACGAGGCCATCCTTGCCAAACGCAGGGCCTCAGCCGTGGTGGTGGATCATCTCATTCCCCTGATGCAGTCTGCAGGTTTGTATGACGAGTTGGAGGAAGCTGATGCACTTTTGGGGCAATACACCAACGCGGTACGGATGGGTGATGCCGCACGCAAGGGCCTGATTGAAAAGGAACTGCGCGAGCTCGTTGGACTTCACAAGCTCTTGCCCTCCCTGGATGCGCCGCAACTGATGTCTCTGAGTGGTGAAGAACTGGTGGAGGCAATCCATGGCAAGCTCTTTCTGCTGCGTGATTCAACGATCAATCAGGGCCTGCATGTCCTGAGCGAAACCCACGGCATCGTGCCGACCGCGCGCATGATTCTGACCATCTTGAAATTTGATGGGTGTGTTCCTTCTCTGCGTAGATTGATCCTGGAGTTGCAAGGCCGGGATTACGATGAGGTGGTTCGCCAGTCAGAGGCACACTGGTTGTTGGATGAATGCGAACAGGTAGCACTTTCCTTGGTCGAGCATGTGCTGAAGAGTGACCGGATAGACCTTGAAAGGGTCGCAGGGATGTTCAACTACGCTGACCCGGTGCTGTTGGAGCGCTTGCTCAATCTGCTGGAATGGATCAAGACGCGGTTGTACCCAGATCTCATGCAGACCGGGAGGGAATTGGGGCAAGTAGCCCAAGCCATGGAGACACGCTACATCAGTCCAGGCCCCGGAGGAACCCTGACCCGTGGTAAAACAGATGTCCTACCAACCGGCAGAAATATCTACAGTATCGATCCCCGGACCATCCCGACCAGGGCGGCCCATGCCATAGGTGTCAAACTGGCCGATGAGATCCTCGCAAAAAGTATGGATGAAGATGGCGGCTATCCTGAAAAGATCGGGATGGTGCTGTGGAGTCTCGATGCCTTTCGTTCCGACGGAGAGCAACTGGGGCAGATCCTTCACCTTATGGGCGTACGTCCGCTCTGGAATGAAAGCGGCGTGGTCGTTGGCGTAGAGCCTCTCCCCCTGGCGGAGCTCGGTCGGCCCCGTATCGATGTCACCATCAGAACCAGTGAGATATTTCGCGATACCTTGCCCAACCTCATGGAACTCCTCGACCGTGCTGTGGTCATGATTGCCGGGCTGGAAGAGGATGAGGCGGACAACTTCATCCTCAAGAATGTCAACGAATACAAAACATCGATTTCCCAGAAACTCGATGCTCCCAGGGGAGAAGACCTTGAACGGGCTGCGACCTTTCGCATCTTTGCGGCAAAGCCCGGCACCTATGGCAATGGCATTAAACTGATGCTTGCCGCCAGCGCCTGGAAGTCGGTACGGGATCTTGGAGAAACCTTTGTGGAGCATGGCGGCTTTGCCTACGGTAACGGGGTGTATGGGCGTCAGTCTCACCATGAATTTGTCCACAACCTCAAGAAAATTACTACCGTGTTCCATAAGATGGAAACCGATGAAACCGACCCCCTGGACTGCTGCTACAACGATTTCCAGGGGGGGATGACAGCAGCAGTCAGAGCCTTGTCCAATGTGACTCCAAAGGTGCTCTGGGGGGATACGAGGGATCCGGGAAATCCTCGGATTCGCGCCCTGCGGGAGGAAATCGAACGGGTGGTCAGGGTAAAGTTGCTCAATCCTCAATGGATTCAGGGGATGAAACACCACGGCTACAAGGGGGCGCAGGATATGGCCCATAAGGCAGCATCGTTGTATGGGTGGGATGCGACCTCGGATGTGGTGGATGATTGGATCTTTAACGAGGTAGCCAGAAAACATGCCCTGGATAAGGAGATGCGTGAGTTTTACCAGGAAAACAATCCCTGGGCGCTGGAAGAGTTGACCCGCCGTTTTCTGGAGGCGGAACAACGAGGGCTGTGGCAGGCCGATCCCGAGGTGCTTGCCGAGTTACGGATGGTGTATCTGGAAATCGAAGGAACGATAGAGGAACATATCGGTGAGACCACCGGTGAGTTTCAGGGCGGCAGCATTCAGGTCAGGACAAAAGCCGAGGTGAAAGAATGGGCGGAAAAAGTTCGTTTTGACCTCGACGGCTCGGTCCGTGTCCGGTGA
- a CDS encoding ABC transporter ATP-binding protein: protein MLEVTDLSFAYQGNSILDAVHLQVKRPGILSLVGPNGTGKTTLLKCIAGILRTCEGSVCIDGTDVRALSRRELARRIGYVPQNISARFPLTVFESVLAGRRPHMAWRPSRIDLERVAAIIAEMELCSLAMREMTSLSGGQVQRVLLARALAQDSAYLLLDEPTSNLDLRHQLEMLEMIAKLTSQKSLGVIMAMHDLNLAARFSETIIMVHQGKIHCSGSPSEVMTPENIADVYGVEVDVRCINAHLQIQALRCA, encoded by the coding sequence ATGCTGGAGGTGACCGATCTTTCCTTTGCTTATCAGGGAAATTCCATTCTGGATGCGGTGCATCTTCAGGTTAAGCGGCCCGGAATCCTCAGCCTTGTTGGGCCCAACGGGACCGGTAAGACGACCCTGCTGAAGTGTATTGCTGGCATTCTCCGTACCTGCGAAGGTTCGGTATGTATCGACGGAACAGATGTTCGTGCCTTGTCTCGACGCGAACTGGCTCGGCGAATCGGCTATGTCCCCCAAAATATCAGCGCTCGGTTTCCGTTGACGGTCTTTGAATCCGTTCTGGCCGGACGCCGCCCCCATATGGCTTGGCGCCCTTCCCGTATCGACCTTGAGCGGGTCGCAGCCATTATCGCAGAAATGGAGCTGTGCTCGCTTGCCATGCGCGAGATGACCAGTCTCAGCGGCGGCCAGGTCCAACGGGTGCTGCTGGCTCGGGCACTTGCTCAGGACAGCGCCTATCTGCTCCTTGACGAGCCGACGAGTAATCTTGATTTGCGGCATCAGTTGGAGATGCTGGAAATGATCGCCAAACTCACATCACAAAAATCCCTGGGGGTGATAATGGCCATGCACGATCTCAATCTGGCGGCCAGGTTTTCAGAGACGATCATCATGGTGCATCAGGGGAAAATTCATTGTTCCGGATCACCGAGTGAGGTCATGACCCCGGAAAATATCGCCGATGTCTATGGCGTCGAGGTCGACGTCCGATGTATCAACGCGCACCTGCAAATTCAGGCCCTTCGCTGCGCCTGA
- a CDS encoding iron ABC transporter permease has product MSDGGGFVYREYSVKSKLRWSLLALALLLLLSAIVVGLAVGASGIHLNEIIAALLGEGDDRSQAIIWQLRLPRVLMAVLVGCGLGLSGTVFQAVLRNPLASPYTLGIGSAAGFGAVSSMLFFAGHLHSWRIAMGAFVCALFSAVFILAVARMRRASSETMILTGIAQMFLFSALTSLMQYMGTKEQVYEIVFWFFGSLSKVGWPEIGFAAIMVFLPMPFLFWRAWDFNLLALGDESALSLGVPVESLRMWGVMAASLITAGSICFIGVIGFVGLVAPHITRMVMGNDHQFLLPASGMTGALLVVVADTIGRTLWSPQVVPIGIVTAFIGVPFFFYLLLKRSKEFW; this is encoded by the coding sequence ATGAGCGACGGGGGAGGATTTGTTTATCGGGAGTACAGCGTCAAGTCCAAACTGCGGTGGTCTCTGCTGGCTCTAGCTTTGCTGTTACTGCTCAGTGCGATTGTGGTAGGGCTCGCCGTTGGGGCTTCCGGTATCCATCTGAACGAGATAATTGCCGCATTGCTCGGTGAGGGCGATGACCGCAGCCAGGCGATTATCTGGCAGTTGCGTCTGCCCAGGGTACTCATGGCTGTGCTGGTTGGTTGTGGGCTGGGACTGTCCGGGACCGTTTTTCAGGCAGTTCTACGCAATCCCCTGGCTTCTCCCTACACCCTTGGCATCGGTTCCGCCGCCGGTTTTGGAGCTGTGAGCTCCATGCTTTTTTTCGCTGGCCACCTCCACAGTTGGCGAATTGCCATGGGGGCCTTTGTTTGCGCCCTGTTTTCGGCCGTCTTCATTCTTGCCGTTGCCAGGATGCGCCGAGCCTCCTCTGAGACCATGATCCTCACCGGTATCGCTCAGATGTTCCTCTTTTCCGCCTTGACCTCTCTCATGCAGTACATGGGCACCAAAGAACAGGTCTATGAGATAGTCTTCTGGTTTTTTGGCAGCCTTTCCAAAGTGGGCTGGCCGGAAATCGGCTTTGCCGCGATCATGGTCTTTTTGCCCATGCCTTTTCTTTTCTGGCGTGCATGGGATTTCAACCTTCTCGCTCTTGGCGACGAATCAGCCCTCAGCCTCGGTGTTCCTGTGGAATCATTGAGAATGTGGGGGGTGATGGCGGCCTCTCTGATAACGGCCGGGAGCATCTGCTTCATTGGCGTTATCGGTTTTGTGGGACTTGTCGCCCCTCATATTACGCGGATGGTCATGGGAAATGATCATCAGTTCCTTTTACCTGCATCCGGCATGACCGGCGCACTTCTCGTTGTTGTCGCCGATACCATCGGCAGAACGCTCTGGTCTCCTCAGGTCGTCCCTATTGGCATAGTGACCGCCTTTATCGGGGTACCCTTTTTTTTCTATCTGTTGCTCAAACGTTCCAAGGAGTTCTGGTAA
- a CDS encoding ABC transporter substrate-binding protein, with amino-acid sequence MAWGSALNVIDATGKTVLIPQPVRRIVAINSDCLEVLRILKAEDRVVGVFSDIVGEAPFWGELAHRPKVGKWNELNLEVIAALAPDLIIAYGGNPDASVENKLRQLGVVMLRLDFYRIATLESEVQILGQVLGKEEEAKRFTDWHHSQFAKIRAAVAASSERPEVYLENYTDLQTVGPGSGGHVMCELAGGRSISSSSSIPFPRVTPEWVVAMNPEVVIKAFAQGNGYAQKDASPYNLLRAAIMHRPAWPHIRAVAQGRVHVIDGAIWTGPRAIIGIAYLASWLHPEMRPSISPETLHREYLQLFHGLSYQGVYVSADNGEKNQ; translated from the coding sequence ATGGCTTGGGGCTCTGCCCTGAATGTCATAGACGCGACCGGAAAGACGGTTTTGATTCCCCAGCCAGTGCGGCGAATCGTCGCGATCAACTCAGACTGCCTGGAAGTGCTGCGAATCCTGAAAGCTGAAGACCGGGTTGTCGGCGTTTTTTCCGATATTGTTGGCGAGGCTCCCTTCTGGGGCGAGCTGGCTCATCGGCCCAAGGTCGGTAAATGGAATGAACTGAACCTGGAAGTCATTGCCGCCCTTGCACCGGATCTCATCATTGCCTATGGCGGGAATCCGGATGCAAGCGTGGAAAATAAACTCAGGCAGTTAGGTGTTGTCATGCTGCGCCTCGATTTTTACCGTATCGCAACCCTAGAGAGTGAGGTGCAGATCCTGGGACAGGTGCTGGGCAAAGAAGAGGAGGCCAAACGGTTCACGGATTGGCATCACAGCCAGTTTGCAAAGATCCGCGCAGCTGTTGCCGCCTCATCCGAGCGACCGGAGGTGTATCTGGAAAATTACACCGATCTCCAGACGGTCGGACCAGGCTCCGGTGGTCATGTAATGTGCGAACTGGCAGGCGGACGCAGTATTTCCTCCTCTTCGAGCATCCCTTTTCCACGTGTCACCCCGGAATGGGTAGTCGCGATGAACCCAGAGGTGGTCATCAAGGCCTTTGCCCAGGGCAATGGGTATGCGCAGAAAGACGCATCGCCCTATAACCTTCTGCGAGCAGCAATCATGCATCGCCCAGCCTGGCCGCATATCAGGGCTGTTGCCCAGGGACGCGTGCATGTCATCGACGGTGCCATCTGGACCGGCCCCCGTGCCATTATCGGCATCGCCTACCTTGCGAGCTGGTTGCACCCGGAGATGCGACCTAGTATTTCTCCCGAAACCCTGCACCGGGAGTACCTGCAATTGTTTCATGGGCTGAGCTATCAGGGTGTGTATGTGTCTGCTGATAATGGTGAAAAGAATCAATGA